From the genome of Streptomyces sp. NBC_01142:
AGGGCGGTCTCGACGTCGGCCTGGAAGCGGCGGAGTTGGGCCTCGGTGAGGTGGCCTTCGAAGACACTGCGCTGCGCGTGGTGGAGGTACTGGCGGCAGGTCCGCAGGATTCTGGAATTGCGTTCGGCGAGGGTGTCGTACACGA
Proteins encoded in this window:
- the cas2 gene encoding CRISPR-associated endonuclease Cas2, producing MYVVVVYDTLAERNSRILRTCRQYLHHAQRSVFEGHLTEAQLRRFQADVETALDLTYDNVLVYTFPPGTVPQRLEWGAVEPAPSDIL